One Branchiostoma floridae strain S238N-H82 chromosome 1, Bfl_VNyyK, whole genome shotgun sequence genomic region harbors:
- the LOC118413894 gene encoding BTB/POZ domain-containing protein KCTD14-like yields the protein MDSTVEQSGFLVTLNVGGCYFTTSLPVLCKYEGSRLAAIFNGFHVAPKDEEGRFFIDRDGTNFGHVLNFLRDSQLPPMDKVKVVYREALYYKIEPLAEVLRRHRSVFEEEEEVSFAEQCPEALEKVIEVTSIFRKRFAGTLNNSLEVALQFPQAQAWKSLRKRDNPAGDVSIYHPPQELNGGPARQDHRCSSPDVLLGEMSESDKIKHLNFFTRYLDRLGYNVTVSERDCGDPVWCQSVEWSNGPATTTIHCAKKLHILTFQ from the exons ATGGATTCCACCGTTGAACAG TCTGGTTTTCTGGTGACGTTAAACGTGGGTGGCTGTTACTTCACGACGTCGCTGCCCGTCCTGTGCAAGTATGAGGGTTCCAGACTGGCCGCCATCTTTAATGGCTTCCACGTTGCGCCGAAGGACGAAGAAGGTCGCTTCTTCATCGACCGAGACGGCACCAACTTCGGTCACGTCTTAAACTTCCTCCGCGACAGTCAGCTGCCTCCTATGGACAAG GTTAAAGTCGTCTACAGGGAGGCACTGTACTACAAGATTGAACCCCTTGCCGAGGTGCTTCGCAGGCACAGGTCCGTTtttgaggaggaagaagaagttTCCTTCGCAGAGCAGTGCCCAGAAGCCTTGGAAAAGGTGATTGAAGTGACCAGCATATTCCGTAAGAGGTTTGCAGGTACCTTGAACAACTCGCTCGAAGTCGCTCTGCAGTTTCCCCAGGCGCAGGCCTGGAAATCGCTGAGGAAGAGAGACAACCCCGCGGGTGACGTCAGCATCTACCACCCTCCCCAGGAGCTGAACGGAGGGCCAGCTCGACAGGACCACCgctgctcctctcctgacgtGCTGCTGGGGGAGATGTCGGAGTCTGACAAGATAAAACACCTCAACTTCTTCACGCGTTACTTGGACAGGCTTGGATACAATGTCACAGTGAGTGAGAGGGACTGTGGTGACCCAGTGTGGTGTCAGTCCGTGGAATGGTCAAACGGCCCAGCAACTACGACGATTCACTGTGCAAAAAAGCTCCACATCCTTACTTTCCAATAA
- the LOC118413854 gene encoding uncharacterized protein LOC118413854: MDYHTGLATVTAVVIAATACFVARRLAARRPLWPKVKQPRAYKQRVAPRQKNGKYQLNSLDDFTPVGEKELVHDVPAFFTGPGTEFSVYSVDWVQESVVLIRPVDGTDLKKHPFFREAQRRNAAEVLLIPIEQLQTVVDVISDRIAHVQEVFVYNTTRCGSTLLARAVQATSVAQAVSEPQALDSIYHRLIMSRRRCVDLQSGLIPAILQNDDTIVALLRNVVSLLNYYLVTSDRRHRSVIFYKLQGRAVLVADLMHRAFPAAKTVFLYRDGMQTYESWVRVMVKHQIAYKALRLAVRSGLGRWAPGLPDNFTFFGDDPMFSKVRHRGSYLHYVVTRWICAMQCAAELQRENPGYFFHTVIYYTALARDEEKTIRLMMKELGIELKEDDWEEERKRIKSVFVKDSQAGTFLSPRTSAPGEKWSSYTSSPWTGEWEREYHSHVCREAGNEAVSPDFLLPNTMI; the protein is encoded by the exons ATGGATTATCACACGGGGTTAGCGACAGTCACAGCGGTCGTCATTGCGGCAACTGCTTGTTTCGTAGCCCGTCGGCTTGCAGCACGGAGGCCATTGTGGCCAAAG GTTAAACAGCCTCGGGCCTATAAACAAAGGGTGGCGCCAAGACAGAAGAACGGCAAGTATCAACTCAACTCTCTCGATGACTTTACTCCAGTGGGAGAAAAGGAGCTGGTACATGACGTACCAGCCTTCTTCACCGGCCCTGGGACCGAGTTTTCTGTGTACAGTGTAGACTGGGTACAAGAATCTGTAGTACTCATTCGACCAGTGGACGGCACGGACCTGAAGAAGCACCCCTTCTTCCGTGAA GCTCAGAGGCGAAACGCGGCAGAAGTTCTTTTAATCCCAATCGAGCAACTACAGACTGTAGTAGACGTCATCTCTGACAGGATTGCGCATGTGCAGGAGGTCTTTGTATACAACACAA CTCGATGCGGCTCCACCCTCCTCGCCCGAGCGGTCCAAGCCACATCAGTTGCACAAGCGGTCAGTGAACCCCAAGCACTTGACTCCATCTACCACAGACTCATCATGTCAAGGCGTCGGTGTGTGGATCTGCAGTCTGGGCTCATTCCTGCAATTCTGCAGAACGACGACACTATTGTGGCGCTGCTTAGAAACGTCGTCTCATTGTTGAACTACTACCTGGTCACATCAGACCGTCGACATCGCAGTGTCATTTTCTACAAGCTACAGGGCCGAGCAGTCCTGGTCGCCGACCTGATGCACCGTGCATTTCCCGCCGCCAAAACAGTGTTTCTGTACAGAGATGGCATGCAGACTTATGAATCTTGGGTACGGGTTATGGTCAAGCACCAGATCGCCTACAAGGCTCTCAGGCTTGCTGTCAGGTCTGGGTTGGGGAGGTGGGCGCCAGGACTTCCCGATAACTTCACATTTTTCGGAGACGACCCTATGTTCTCTAAAGTCCGCCATCGCGGCTCGTATTTGCACTACGTCGTGACGAGATGGATATGTGCGATGCAGTGTGCCGCAGAGTTACAGAGGGAGAACCCTGGGTACTTCTTTCACACTGTCATCTACTATACAGCCCTGGCAAGGGATGAAGAGAAAACCATCCGGCTGATGATGAAGGAACTTGGGATAGAATTGAAAGAGGACGACTGGGAAGAAGAAAGGAAGAGAATCAAAAGCGTCTTCGTGAAAGACAGCCAGGCGGGGACATTCTTATCTCCCAG AACAAGCGCACCTGGCGAGAAATGGTCGTCCTACACCTCATCTCCTTGGACAGGGGAATGGGAACGAGAATACCATTCTCACGTCTGTAGAGAAGCTGGGAACGAGGCCGTCAGTCCCGATTTCCTCCTGCCAAACACCATGATTTGA
- the LOC118413859 gene encoding upstream stimulatory factor-like isoform X1 yields MDMLDQALDSSQEKGQEGEEQVTIHAVSEGGETATVTVNASDDQTAAVIAAQQGGSFTDGNIQYQFRTESNGQGQVTYRVVQVTDAAAGDPQADTSQVNVVVTSGNFVPASQTVTQQAVIQSPFANGTSPSNVTEHNAGETRFTYFPATSVGEAGSTQTAEGTTLTQTATGEFIIQTSGAREAVTTTQPENVTLAQPAQGVIGQDVHQTGAPGQFYVMMSPQDVLQQGAQRTIAPRTHQFSPKMDNTRPVRDERRRVSHNEVERRRRDKINNWITKLSKIVPDCAQDHTKQGQVGSKGGILAKTCDYIHELRTANARMAESLKDAERISVDAELLRQQVEELKNENALLRAQLNQHGIEAVSSNQ; encoded by the exons ATGGATATGCTAGATCAAGCCCTGGACTCCAG CCAGGAGAAGGGCCAAGAAGGAGAGGAGCAAGTCACAATCCATGCAGTGTCAGAAG GTGGTGAAACAGCTACAGTCACAGTAAATGCCTCTGACGACCAGACTGCTGCGGTGATCGCAGCCCAGCAGGGAGGGAGTTTCACAGACGGAAACATTCAGTACCAGTTCCGTACGGAGAGTAACGGGCAGGGACAG GTGACATACAGGGTGGTGCAGGTGACAGACGCCGCAGCTGGAGATCCCCAGGCCGACACCTCCCAGGTGAATGTGGTAGTCACCTCAGGAAACTTTGTACCTGCTTCTCAAACTGTCACTCAG CAGGCGGTGATTCAGAGCCCATTTGCCAATGGCACAAGTCCTTCCAACGTCACAGAGCACAACGCTGGCGAGACGCGGTTCACATACTTCCCTGCCACAAGTGTGGGGGAGGCAGGGTCCACACAGACCGCTGAGGGCACCACACTTACACAGACTGCAACAGGAG AGTTTATCATCCAGACCAGTGGAGCGAGAGAAGCGGTGACCACCACCCAACCCGAAAATGTCACTTTGGCACAGCCAGCACAAGGAG TGATTGGCCAAGATGTACACCAGACAGGAGCACCAG GCCAGTTCTATGTCATGATGTCTCCACAAGATGTTTTGCAACAGGGAGCACAGCGCACCATCGCTCCTAGAACACATCAGTTTAGTCC AAAAATGGACAATACACGTCCAGTCAGGGATGAAAGGAGAAGAGTGTCCCACAATGAAG TTGAACGTCGCCGTAGAGACAAAATCAACAACTGGATCACGAAGCTGTCCAAGATTGTCCCTGACTGTGCCCAGGACCATACGAAGCAAGGACAGGTGGGG AGTAAAGGAGGAATCCTTGCCAAAACATGTGACTACATCCACGAGCTGCGCACAGCTAACGCCCGCATGGCGGAAAGTCTGAAGGACGCGGAGCGCATCTCCGTGGACGCTGAGTTGCTACGGCAACAGGTTGAGGAGCTGAAAAACGAAAATGCGCTCTTGAGGGCCCAACTTAACCAGCATGGTATTGAGGCCGTGAGCTCCAACCAATAG
- the LOC118413859 gene encoding upstream stimulatory factor-like isoform X3: protein MDMLDQALDSSQEKGQEGEEQVTIHAVSEGGETATVTVNASDDQTAAVIAAQQGGSFTDGNIQYQFRTESNGQGQVTYRVVQVTDAAAGDPQADTSQVNVVVTSGNFVPASQTVTQQAVIQSPFANGTSPSNVTEHNAGETRFTYFPATSVGEAGSTQTAEGTTLTQTATGEFIIQTSGAREAVTTTQPENVTLAQPAQGVIGQDVHQTGAPGQFYVMMSPQDVLQQGAQRTIAPRTHQFSPKMDNTRPVRDERRRVSHNEVERRRRDKINNWITKLSKIVPDCAQDHTKQGQSKGGILAKTCDYIHELRTANARMAESLKDAERISVDAELLRQQVEELKNENALLRAQLNQHGIEAVSSNQ from the exons ATGGATATGCTAGATCAAGCCCTGGACTCCAG CCAGGAGAAGGGCCAAGAAGGAGAGGAGCAAGTCACAATCCATGCAGTGTCAGAAG GTGGTGAAACAGCTACAGTCACAGTAAATGCCTCTGACGACCAGACTGCTGCGGTGATCGCAGCCCAGCAGGGAGGGAGTTTCACAGACGGAAACATTCAGTACCAGTTCCGTACGGAGAGTAACGGGCAGGGACAG GTGACATACAGGGTGGTGCAGGTGACAGACGCCGCAGCTGGAGATCCCCAGGCCGACACCTCCCAGGTGAATGTGGTAGTCACCTCAGGAAACTTTGTACCTGCTTCTCAAACTGTCACTCAG CAGGCGGTGATTCAGAGCCCATTTGCCAATGGCACAAGTCCTTCCAACGTCACAGAGCACAACGCTGGCGAGACGCGGTTCACATACTTCCCTGCCACAAGTGTGGGGGAGGCAGGGTCCACACAGACCGCTGAGGGCACCACACTTACACAGACTGCAACAGGAG AGTTTATCATCCAGACCAGTGGAGCGAGAGAAGCGGTGACCACCACCCAACCCGAAAATGTCACTTTGGCACAGCCAGCACAAGGAG TGATTGGCCAAGATGTACACCAGACAGGAGCACCAG GCCAGTTCTATGTCATGATGTCTCCACAAGATGTTTTGCAACAGGGAGCACAGCGCACCATCGCTCCTAGAACACATCAGTTTAGTCC AAAAATGGACAATACACGTCCAGTCAGGGATGAAAGGAGAAGAGTGTCCCACAATGAAG TTGAACGTCGCCGTAGAGACAAAATCAACAACTGGATCACGAAGCTGTCCAAGATTGTCCCTGACTGTGCCCAGGACCATACGAAGCAAGGACAG AGTAAAGGAGGAATCCTTGCCAAAACATGTGACTACATCCACGAGCTGCGCACAGCTAACGCCCGCATGGCGGAAAGTCTGAAGGACGCGGAGCGCATCTCCGTGGACGCTGAGTTGCTACGGCAACAGGTTGAGGAGCTGAAAAACGAAAATGCGCTCTTGAGGGCCCAACTTAACCAGCATGGTATTGAGGCCGTGAGCTCCAACCAATAG
- the LOC118413859 gene encoding upstream stimulatory factor-like isoform X4: protein MDMLDQALDSSQEKGQEGEEQVTIHAVSEGGETATVTVNASDDQTAAVIAAQQGGSFTDGNIQYQFRTESNGQGQVTYRVVQVTDAAAGDPQADTSQVNVVVTSGNFVPASQTVTQQAVIQSPFANGTSPSNVTEHNAGETRFTYFPATSVGEAGSTQTAEGTTLTQTATGEFIIQTSGAREAVTTTQPENVTLAQPAQGGQFYVMMSPQDVLQQGAQRTIAPRTHQFSPKMDNTRPVRDERRRVSHNEVERRRRDKINNWITKLSKIVPDCAQDHTKQGQVGSKGGILAKTCDYIHELRTANARMAESLKDAERISVDAELLRQQVEELKNENALLRAQLNQHGIEAVSSNQ from the exons ATGGATATGCTAGATCAAGCCCTGGACTCCAG CCAGGAGAAGGGCCAAGAAGGAGAGGAGCAAGTCACAATCCATGCAGTGTCAGAAG GTGGTGAAACAGCTACAGTCACAGTAAATGCCTCTGACGACCAGACTGCTGCGGTGATCGCAGCCCAGCAGGGAGGGAGTTTCACAGACGGAAACATTCAGTACCAGTTCCGTACGGAGAGTAACGGGCAGGGACAG GTGACATACAGGGTGGTGCAGGTGACAGACGCCGCAGCTGGAGATCCCCAGGCCGACACCTCCCAGGTGAATGTGGTAGTCACCTCAGGAAACTTTGTACCTGCTTCTCAAACTGTCACTCAG CAGGCGGTGATTCAGAGCCCATTTGCCAATGGCACAAGTCCTTCCAACGTCACAGAGCACAACGCTGGCGAGACGCGGTTCACATACTTCCCTGCCACAAGTGTGGGGGAGGCAGGGTCCACACAGACCGCTGAGGGCACCACACTTACACAGACTGCAACAGGAG AGTTTATCATCCAGACCAGTGGAGCGAGAGAAGCGGTGACCACCACCCAACCCGAAAATGTCACTTTGGCACAGCCAGCACAAGGAG GCCAGTTCTATGTCATGATGTCTCCACAAGATGTTTTGCAACAGGGAGCACAGCGCACCATCGCTCCTAGAACACATCAGTTTAGTCC AAAAATGGACAATACACGTCCAGTCAGGGATGAAAGGAGAAGAGTGTCCCACAATGAAG TTGAACGTCGCCGTAGAGACAAAATCAACAACTGGATCACGAAGCTGTCCAAGATTGTCCCTGACTGTGCCCAGGACCATACGAAGCAAGGACAGGTGGGG AGTAAAGGAGGAATCCTTGCCAAAACATGTGACTACATCCACGAGCTGCGCACAGCTAACGCCCGCATGGCGGAAAGTCTGAAGGACGCGGAGCGCATCTCCGTGGACGCTGAGTTGCTACGGCAACAGGTTGAGGAGCTGAAAAACGAAAATGCGCTCTTGAGGGCCCAACTTAACCAGCATGGTATTGAGGCCGTGAGCTCCAACCAATAG
- the LOC118413859 gene encoding upstream stimulatory factor-like isoform X2: protein MDMLDQALDSSQEKGQEGEEQVTIHAVSEGGETATVTVNASDDQTAAVIAAQQGGSFTDGNIQYQFRTESNGQGQVTYRVVQVTDAAAGDPQADTSQVNVVVTSGNFVPASQTVTQAVIQSPFANGTSPSNVTEHNAGETRFTYFPATSVGEAGSTQTAEGTTLTQTATGEFIIQTSGAREAVTTTQPENVTLAQPAQGVIGQDVHQTGAPGQFYVMMSPQDVLQQGAQRTIAPRTHQFSPKMDNTRPVRDERRRVSHNEVERRRRDKINNWITKLSKIVPDCAQDHTKQGQVGSKGGILAKTCDYIHELRTANARMAESLKDAERISVDAELLRQQVEELKNENALLRAQLNQHGIEAVSSNQ, encoded by the exons ATGGATATGCTAGATCAAGCCCTGGACTCCAG CCAGGAGAAGGGCCAAGAAGGAGAGGAGCAAGTCACAATCCATGCAGTGTCAGAAG GTGGTGAAACAGCTACAGTCACAGTAAATGCCTCTGACGACCAGACTGCTGCGGTGATCGCAGCCCAGCAGGGAGGGAGTTTCACAGACGGAAACATTCAGTACCAGTTCCGTACGGAGAGTAACGGGCAGGGACAG GTGACATACAGGGTGGTGCAGGTGACAGACGCCGCAGCTGGAGATCCCCAGGCCGACACCTCCCAGGTGAATGTGGTAGTCACCTCAGGAAACTTTGTACCTGCTTCTCAAACTGTCACTCAG GCGGTGATTCAGAGCCCATTTGCCAATGGCACAAGTCCTTCCAACGTCACAGAGCACAACGCTGGCGAGACGCGGTTCACATACTTCCCTGCCACAAGTGTGGGGGAGGCAGGGTCCACACAGACCGCTGAGGGCACCACACTTACACAGACTGCAACAGGAG AGTTTATCATCCAGACCAGTGGAGCGAGAGAAGCGGTGACCACCACCCAACCCGAAAATGTCACTTTGGCACAGCCAGCACAAGGAG TGATTGGCCAAGATGTACACCAGACAGGAGCACCAG GCCAGTTCTATGTCATGATGTCTCCACAAGATGTTTTGCAACAGGGAGCACAGCGCACCATCGCTCCTAGAACACATCAGTTTAGTCC AAAAATGGACAATACACGTCCAGTCAGGGATGAAAGGAGAAGAGTGTCCCACAATGAAG TTGAACGTCGCCGTAGAGACAAAATCAACAACTGGATCACGAAGCTGTCCAAGATTGTCCCTGACTGTGCCCAGGACCATACGAAGCAAGGACAGGTGGGG AGTAAAGGAGGAATCCTTGCCAAAACATGTGACTACATCCACGAGCTGCGCACAGCTAACGCCCGCATGGCGGAAAGTCTGAAGGACGCGGAGCGCATCTCCGTGGACGCTGAGTTGCTACGGCAACAGGTTGAGGAGCTGAAAAACGAAAATGCGCTCTTGAGGGCCCAACTTAACCAGCATGGTATTGAGGCCGTGAGCTCCAACCAATAG
- the LOC118413859 gene encoding upstream stimulatory factor 2-like isoform X5: protein MDMLDQALDSSQEKGQEGEEQVTIHAVSEGGETATVTVNASDDQTAAVIAAQQGGSFTDGNIQYQFRTESNGQGQVTYRVVQVTDAAAGDPQADTSQQAVIQSPFANGTSPSNVTEHNAGETRFTYFPATSVGEAGSTQTAEGTTLTQTATGEFIIQTSGAREAVTTTQPENVTLAQPAQGVIGQDVHQTGAPGQFYVMMSPQDVLQQGAQRTIAPRTHQFSPKMDNTRPVRDERRRVSHNEVERRRRDKINNWITKLSKIVPDCAQDHTKQGQVGSKGGILAKTCDYIHELRTANARMAESLKDAERISVDAELLRQQVEELKNENALLRAQLNQHGIEAVSSNQ, encoded by the exons ATGGATATGCTAGATCAAGCCCTGGACTCCAG CCAGGAGAAGGGCCAAGAAGGAGAGGAGCAAGTCACAATCCATGCAGTGTCAGAAG GTGGTGAAACAGCTACAGTCACAGTAAATGCCTCTGACGACCAGACTGCTGCGGTGATCGCAGCCCAGCAGGGAGGGAGTTTCACAGACGGAAACATTCAGTACCAGTTCCGTACGGAGAGTAACGGGCAGGGACAG GTGACATACAGGGTGGTGCAGGTGACAGACGCCGCAGCTGGAGATCCCCAGGCCGACACCTCCCAG CAGGCGGTGATTCAGAGCCCATTTGCCAATGGCACAAGTCCTTCCAACGTCACAGAGCACAACGCTGGCGAGACGCGGTTCACATACTTCCCTGCCACAAGTGTGGGGGAGGCAGGGTCCACACAGACCGCTGAGGGCACCACACTTACACAGACTGCAACAGGAG AGTTTATCATCCAGACCAGTGGAGCGAGAGAAGCGGTGACCACCACCCAACCCGAAAATGTCACTTTGGCACAGCCAGCACAAGGAG TGATTGGCCAAGATGTACACCAGACAGGAGCACCAG GCCAGTTCTATGTCATGATGTCTCCACAAGATGTTTTGCAACAGGGAGCACAGCGCACCATCGCTCCTAGAACACATCAGTTTAGTCC AAAAATGGACAATACACGTCCAGTCAGGGATGAAAGGAGAAGAGTGTCCCACAATGAAG TTGAACGTCGCCGTAGAGACAAAATCAACAACTGGATCACGAAGCTGTCCAAGATTGTCCCTGACTGTGCCCAGGACCATACGAAGCAAGGACAGGTGGGG AGTAAAGGAGGAATCCTTGCCAAAACATGTGACTACATCCACGAGCTGCGCACAGCTAACGCCCGCATGGCGGAAAGTCTGAAGGACGCGGAGCGCATCTCCGTGGACGCTGAGTTGCTACGGCAACAGGTTGAGGAGCTGAAAAACGAAAATGCGCTCTTGAGGGCCCAACTTAACCAGCATGGTATTGAGGCCGTGAGCTCCAACCAATAG
- the LOC118413859 gene encoding upstream stimulatory factor-like isoform X6: MDMLDQALDSSQEKGQEGEEQVTIHAVSEGGETATVTVNASDDQTAAVIAAQQGGSFTDGNIQYQFRTESNGQGQVTYRVVQVTDAAAGDPQADTSQAVIQSPFANGTSPSNVTEHNAGETRFTYFPATSVGEAGSTQTAEGTTLTQTATGEFIIQTSGAREAVTTTQPENVTLAQPAQGVIGQDVHQTGAPGQFYVMMSPQDVLQQGAQRTIAPRTHQFSPKMDNTRPVRDERRRVSHNEVERRRRDKINNWITKLSKIVPDCAQDHTKQGQVGSKGGILAKTCDYIHELRTANARMAESLKDAERISVDAELLRQQVEELKNENALLRAQLNQHGIEAVSSNQ, translated from the exons ATGGATATGCTAGATCAAGCCCTGGACTCCAG CCAGGAGAAGGGCCAAGAAGGAGAGGAGCAAGTCACAATCCATGCAGTGTCAGAAG GTGGTGAAACAGCTACAGTCACAGTAAATGCCTCTGACGACCAGACTGCTGCGGTGATCGCAGCCCAGCAGGGAGGGAGTTTCACAGACGGAAACATTCAGTACCAGTTCCGTACGGAGAGTAACGGGCAGGGACAG GTGACATACAGGGTGGTGCAGGTGACAGACGCCGCAGCTGGAGATCCCCAGGCCGACACCTCCCAG GCGGTGATTCAGAGCCCATTTGCCAATGGCACAAGTCCTTCCAACGTCACAGAGCACAACGCTGGCGAGACGCGGTTCACATACTTCCCTGCCACAAGTGTGGGGGAGGCAGGGTCCACACAGACCGCTGAGGGCACCACACTTACACAGACTGCAACAGGAG AGTTTATCATCCAGACCAGTGGAGCGAGAGAAGCGGTGACCACCACCCAACCCGAAAATGTCACTTTGGCACAGCCAGCACAAGGAG TGATTGGCCAAGATGTACACCAGACAGGAGCACCAG GCCAGTTCTATGTCATGATGTCTCCACAAGATGTTTTGCAACAGGGAGCACAGCGCACCATCGCTCCTAGAACACATCAGTTTAGTCC AAAAATGGACAATACACGTCCAGTCAGGGATGAAAGGAGAAGAGTGTCCCACAATGAAG TTGAACGTCGCCGTAGAGACAAAATCAACAACTGGATCACGAAGCTGTCCAAGATTGTCCCTGACTGTGCCCAGGACCATACGAAGCAAGGACAGGTGGGG AGTAAAGGAGGAATCCTTGCCAAAACATGTGACTACATCCACGAGCTGCGCACAGCTAACGCCCGCATGGCGGAAAGTCTGAAGGACGCGGAGCGCATCTCCGTGGACGCTGAGTTGCTACGGCAACAGGTTGAGGAGCTGAAAAACGAAAATGCGCTCTTGAGGGCCCAACTTAACCAGCATGGTATTGAGGCCGTGAGCTCCAACCAATAG